The following coding sequences are from one Enterococcus sp. 4G2_DIV0659 window:
- a CDS encoding MurR/RpiR family transcriptional regulator, producing the protein MSGENIQGRIISMLDVLPNSEQKIGKVILEDPSKVINMTASELASYAGTSSATVIRFCKKIDVPSFTQLKIRLSAEIEVPVYEGYSDITINESVDEIKSKLLGNAYQSMQETVALLNEQRIETIVDLLVAAPIIYAFGIGASYLVAENIAQKWNRIGKTVLCVQDPHVLVTMLVSAPKDAVFFCVSHSGETKEVLRLVDVAKKHQLKTIGLSQFGNNTLTNQAEYSLQTVRSNEAVLRSAATTSLHDQFIVVDVLFYAYASRNFDRTLEMIQESKAEVWKYEQ; encoded by the coding sequence ATGAGTGGAGAAAATATTCAGGGAAGAATTATTAGTATGTTGGATGTGCTGCCAAATTCTGAACAGAAAATTGGAAAAGTAATTTTAGAAGATCCATCCAAGGTAATCAATATGACTGCCTCAGAGTTAGCCAGCTATGCAGGAACGAGCTCAGCTACGGTCATTCGTTTTTGTAAAAAAATTGATGTCCCTAGTTTTACCCAATTGAAAATCCGTTTATCTGCAGAAATCGAAGTTCCTGTATATGAAGGCTATTCAGATATTACAATCAATGAATCCGTAGATGAAATTAAGTCCAAGCTATTGGGAAATGCCTATCAGTCTATGCAAGAAACTGTCGCTTTATTAAATGAACAGCGGATTGAAACCATCGTTGACTTATTGGTGGCAGCACCAATCATTTATGCATTTGGGATTGGTGCATCCTATTTAGTGGCAGAAAATATTGCGCAAAAATGGAATCGAATTGGAAAAACCGTCCTGTGTGTGCAAGATCCCCATGTTTTAGTCACGATGTTAGTATCTGCGCCAAAAGATGCGGTGTTTTTCTGCGTCTCTCATTCGGGAGAAACAAAAGAAGTTCTACGCTTAGTAGATGTTGCCAAAAAACATCAGTTAAAAACAATCGGCTTGTCTCAATTTGGAAATAACACATTGACCAATCAAGCGGAGTATTCGTTACAAACGGTACGTTCTAATGAAGCGGTATTACGAAGCGCAGCGACGACCTCTTTACATGATCAGTTTATTGTGGTGGATGTTTTATTTTATGCCTATGCTTCAAGAAACTTTGATCGCACCTTAGAAATGATTCAAGAGTCAAAAGCAGAAGTTTGGAAATATGAACAGTAA